In Devosia litorisediminis, one genomic interval encodes:
- the ccoN gene encoding cytochrome-c oxidase, cbb3-type subunit I has product MIADLTRAERLWAMLILGGLGIVGLAMAVAGRDDLIGIHGWIVMAAGLIGFFIVMSGKDAPEPSDDRLNEYYDAPTRVGIILTLLWGVVGMGVGFWVASLLAWPDMTFDAAWASFGRLRPVHTSGVIFGFGGNALIATSFHVLQRTTRARLPDQISPWFVLLGYNLFCVIAASGYLMGLTQSKEYAEPEWYADIWLVVVWVVYFLIYMRTLARRKEPHIYVANWYYMAFILVVAILHIVNNLAVPVSFGSAKSYSLFSGVQDAMTQWWYGHNAVAFFLTAGFLGMMYYYLPKRAGRPIFSYRMSIISFWGITFMYMWAGSHHLHYTALPHWVQTLGMAFSLVLLVPSWASAGNALLTLNGAWHKVRDDAVLRFMALAAIFYGITTFEGSFMAIRAVNSLSHYTDWTIGHVHAGALGWVAMITFGSLYALVPSMWKKPSLYSNKLVEVHFWLALSGTVIYVFAMWNSGVIQGLMWRTYTESGTLSYSFIDSLVEMHPYYIARAFGGLLFLLGALVALYNVVMTIRMPATEADTIDLETPALQAGE; this is encoded by the coding sequence ATGATTGCAGATCTGACACGAGCCGAACGGCTCTGGGCAATGCTCATCCTGGGAGGGCTGGGCATTGTCGGGCTGGCAATGGCAGTGGCAGGTCGTGACGACCTGATTGGCATCCACGGCTGGATCGTAATGGCAGCTGGGCTAATTGGGTTCTTTATCGTGATGAGCGGCAAGGACGCGCCCGAACCCAGCGATGACCGTCTCAATGAGTATTACGACGCACCAACGCGCGTCGGTATCATCCTGACCCTGTTGTGGGGCGTGGTGGGCATGGGCGTAGGCTTCTGGGTCGCGTCCCTGCTGGCTTGGCCAGACATGACATTCGACGCAGCCTGGGCCAGCTTTGGCCGCCTGCGTCCGGTCCATACCAGCGGCGTCATTTTCGGCTTTGGCGGCAATGCCCTGATCGCCACCTCATTTCATGTGTTGCAGCGCACCACCCGTGCTCGCCTGCCCGATCAGATCAGTCCCTGGTTTGTGCTGCTCGGCTATAATCTGTTCTGCGTGATCGCTGCCAGCGGCTATCTCATGGGCCTTACTCAGTCCAAGGAATATGCCGAGCCCGAATGGTACGCCGATATCTGGCTGGTTGTCGTCTGGGTCGTCTATTTCCTGATCTATATGCGCACACTGGCCCGCCGCAAGGAGCCCCATATCTATGTGGCAAACTGGTATTACATGGCCTTCATTCTGGTCGTGGCCATTCTGCATATCGTCAACAATCTGGCCGTACCGGTCTCGTTTGGCAGTGCCAAATCCTACTCGCTGTTCTCCGGCGTTCAGGACGCCATGACCCAGTGGTGGTATGGCCATAACGCCGTGGCCTTCTTCCTCACCGCCGGCTTTCTGGGCATGATGTACTACTATCTGCCCAAGCGGGCCGGTCGTCCCATCTTTTCCTATCGCATGTCGATCATCAGCTTCTGGGGCATCACCTTCATGTATATGTGGGCTGGTTCGCACCACCTGCACTACACAGCCCTGCCCCATTGGGTGCAGACGCTGGGCATGGCCTTCTCGCTGGTATTGCTGGTCCCATCCTGGGCTTCCGCCGGTAACGCCCTGCTCACGCTGAACGGCGCTTGGCACAAGGTGCGCGATGACGCTGTTCTGCGCTTCATGGCTCTGGCGGCCATCTTTTACGGCATTACCACTTTCGAAGGCTCGTTCATGGCCATTCGTGCGGTGAACTCACTCTCGCACTATACCGATTGGACCATTGGCCACGTTCACGCTGGCGCGCTCGGCTGGGTCGCCATGATCACCTTCGGCTCGCTCTATGCCCTGGTGCCATCAATGTGGAAGAAACCGAGCCTGTACTCCAACAAGCTGGTCGAAGTGCATTTCTGGCTCGCCCTGTCGGGCACGGTTATCTACGTCTTCGCGATGTGGAACTCGGGAGTCATCCAGGGCCTGATGTGGCGCACCTACACTGAGAGCGGTACGCTGAGCTACTCGTTCATCGACAGCCTGGTGGAGATGCACCCCTACTATATCGCGCGTGCTTTCGGTGGCCTGCTGTTTCTGCTTGGCGCCCTGGTCGCGCTCTACAACGTGGTCATGACAATCCGCATGCCCGCGACGGAGGCCGACACCATCGATCTCGAAACCCCTGCACTGCAAGCCGGAGAATAG
- a CDS encoding DUF2249 domain-containing protein, whose product MDDLELDVRPILASGGEPFGAIMSAVNKLIGGQKLKLIAGFRPDPLFKVMAEKGFSATSTSLDSGDWQVVFTPMPVSNPARPETWPDPMDYLDCSGLELVPAQQSVEVALALRGEGDVLFALFSEEPLALYARLKSNGHAWVGDFDDTGEAYRLMIRCGHG is encoded by the coding sequence GTGGATGATCTTGAGCTCGATGTGCGCCCGATTCTTGCCAGTGGCGGAGAGCCGTTCGGCGCCATAATGAGTGCAGTAAACAAGTTGATCGGTGGCCAGAAACTCAAGCTGATTGCGGGGTTTCGACCCGACCCCTTGTTCAAGGTTATGGCTGAAAAGGGCTTTTCGGCGACCAGCACGTCGCTGGACAGTGGCGACTGGCAGGTCGTGTTCACGCCGATGCCGGTTTCAAATCCTGCCAGACCCGAAACCTGGCCTGATCCTATGGATTATCTGGACTGCAGTGGTTTGGAACTCGTCCCGGCGCAGCAGAGCGTTGAGGTCGCACTGGCTTTACGTGGCGAGGGCGACGTATTGTTCGCACTGTTCTCCGAAGAACCGCTGGCGCTGTATGCGCGGTTGAAATCGAACGGGCACGCCTGGGTGGGGGATTTTGACGATACCGGAGAGGCGTATCGTTTGATGATACGCTGTGGACATGGCTGA
- a CDS encoding NnrS family protein codes for MAGSNPSASKRQPIPRGIARTGPVLFSYGFRPFFLAAGIWAIAAMALWIGALIASWEIGGSYGGAYWHAHEMLFGYSSAALAGFLLTAVPNWTGRLPVSGTPLAFLFALWCAGRLTMLAPDALGLLPSLLIEASFLPMLLAICAREIIAGKKWKDLKILGGIAALALANIGFHTLIATGGDVGLANRLAVSAYVMLVSIMGGRVVPSFTRNWLSKHHFDRLPVSYNRFDALVLLVSLAALTLWVLMPGTMWSALACGAAALLHLARLLRWRGWQVWDEKLVLILHLGYGFVPFGFGLIALAQLGWFEPVAALHVFTVGVIGVMTLAIMTRATRGHTGLPLAASPTTIASYAALLIAAVSRPMTSFWPAAHMELLTVAGMGWIFAFGLYVFEYGPVLSRQRRERG; via the coding sequence ATGGCAGGCAGCAATCCGTCGGCAAGCAAACGCCAACCGATTCCCCGCGGCATTGCCCGCACCGGTCCAGTGCTATTCTCGTACGGATTCCGACCTTTCTTTCTGGCGGCTGGCATCTGGGCGATTGCCGCCATGGCCCTTTGGATCGGCGCTCTGATAGCGAGCTGGGAAATTGGCGGCAGCTATGGCGGCGCTTACTGGCATGCCCATGAAATGCTGTTTGGATACAGCTCAGCGGCGTTGGCCGGATTTTTGCTCACCGCCGTGCCCAACTGGACCGGCCGCCTGCCGGTATCTGGCACGCCGCTGGCGTTTCTGTTCGCCCTGTGGTGTGCAGGTCGCCTCACCATGCTGGCGCCCGATGCCTTGGGACTGCTGCCATCTCTGCTGATTGAAGCCAGTTTCCTCCCCATGTTGCTGGCGATCTGTGCGCGCGAGATCATTGCTGGAAAAAAGTGGAAGGATCTCAAAATTCTCGGCGGCATCGCCGCCTTGGCGCTGGCCAATATCGGCTTCCACACGCTGATTGCCACCGGTGGCGACGTTGGCCTGGCCAACCGTCTGGCGGTCAGCGCCTATGTGATGCTGGTATCGATCATGGGTGGGCGGGTTGTTCCCAGCTTCACCCGAAACTGGCTGTCCAAACACCATTTTGACCGCCTGCCCGTTTCCTATAACCGCTTTGATGCCCTGGTCTTGCTGGTGAGTCTGGCAGCATTGACACTGTGGGTCCTGATGCCGGGAACGATGTGGTCAGCGCTGGCGTGCGGCGCAGCGGCACTGTTACATCTGGCACGGCTGTTGCGTTGGCGCGGCTGGCAGGTCTGGGACGAAAAGCTCGTACTGATTCTGCATCTTGGCTACGGTTTCGTACCGTTCGGCTTTGGCTTGATTGCCTTGGCCCAACTCGGCTGGTTTGAGCCCGTCGCAGCACTTCATGTTTTCACGGTCGGGGTTATCGGGGTTATGACATTGGCCATTATGACCCGCGCAACACGGGGGCATACCGGCTTGCCGCTGGCAGCGTCGCCAACCACGATCGCAAGCTATGCCGCACTACTGATCGCAGCAGTTTCACGTCCAATGACCAGTTTTTGGCCAGCCGCACACATGGAACTGCTCACAGTCGCTGGTATGGGCTGGATCTTCGCCTTCGGGCTTTACGTCTTCGAATATGGCCCTGTGCTGTCGCGGCAACGACGCGAGCGTGGCTGA
- a CDS encoding Crp/Fnr family transcriptional regulator — protein MAGIDRSLVRALPLFNKLSDSELDDLLAQASLRRFAVGEAVFEQGAAATHFFLLLHGRLKVTQVTADGQQIIVRVVHPGDIFGFAKALQRQDYPGTPTAAAESVVICWPTEVWDLFVEKNPHLAVNAMRTIGERLQEAHTRIREMATEEVERRVAHAVLRLIKQAGKIESAGIRIDFPISRQDIAEMTGTTLHTVSRILSAWETKGLVQGGRQKLLVRDATALRLLAEGSAD, from the coding sequence TTGGCCGGAATAGACCGAAGTTTGGTGCGCGCCCTGCCACTGTTCAACAAGCTCAGCGACAGCGAGCTTGACGACCTGCTGGCGCAAGCCTCACTCCGCCGGTTTGCCGTTGGCGAAGCAGTCTTCGAACAGGGCGCTGCCGCAACACACTTTTTCCTGCTGCTGCACGGACGCCTCAAGGTGACCCAGGTCACCGCTGACGGGCAGCAGATCATCGTCCGGGTTGTTCACCCCGGCGATATCTTCGGCTTTGCCAAGGCCCTGCAACGGCAGGATTATCCCGGCACACCCACAGCAGCGGCTGAAAGCGTGGTTATCTGCTGGCCAACGGAGGTGTGGGATCTCTTCGTCGAAAAGAACCCGCATCTGGCGGTCAACGCCATGCGGACCATCGGCGAGCGCTTGCAGGAAGCCCATACGCGTATTCGCGAAATGGCGACCGAAGAAGTCGAACGCCGCGTCGCACACGCCGTGCTTCGATTGATCAAACAGGCCGGCAAGATCGAGAGTGCCGGCATCCGTATTGACTTCCCCATCTCCCGCCAGGACATCGCTGAGATGACCGGCACCACCCTGCACACCGTGTCCCGAATTCTGAGCGCATGGGAGACCAAGGGGCTGGTCCAGGGTGGACGACAGAAGCTGCTGGTCCGCGACGCCACGGCACTGCGTCTTTTGGCCGAAGGTAGCGCCGACTAA
- a CDS encoding SUMF1/EgtB/PvdO family nonheme iron enzyme, with protein MLALPRPWTAIANSMALPAGLLLVGVVLIGLQLNLPDMNGRSAAMAGPAIVTLAPADFIYRPDGSFVREGNAIDAPLLKTRLPAPLTIMQFQVTDADYARCVTQGACAPAAPQNVGQGDIPVTGVNYEDAIRYAGWLSRQTGQTWTLPTDREWAFAAGANRPDEALGVDDSANPALRWLADYELEAKRKTASGRMPLPLGSFGTNEHGVADIAGNVWEWTQTCHRRVQIDAAGILLTETPACSIRVLDGQHRAPMSVFVRDAKSGGCSVGTPPANFGFRLVRRPSWTERLRTMLHI; from the coding sequence ATGCTCGCCCTGCCCCGCCCCTGGACCGCCATCGCCAATTCCATGGCATTGCCCGCAGGGTTGCTACTCGTCGGCGTTGTGCTGATAGGCCTGCAACTGAACCTGCCAGATATGAATGGCCGATCTGCTGCCATGGCTGGTCCGGCGATCGTTACGCTAGCCCCGGCAGATTTCATCTATCGTCCTGACGGCAGCTTTGTCCGCGAGGGCAACGCGATTGACGCGCCACTGCTGAAAACCCGCTTGCCCGCGCCCCTCACCATCATGCAGTTCCAGGTCACCGATGCCGATTACGCACGTTGCGTCACCCAGGGCGCTTGTGCGCCAGCGGCACCGCAAAATGTCGGTCAAGGCGATATCCCGGTAACGGGTGTCAACTATGAGGACGCTATCCGCTATGCGGGGTGGTTGTCTCGCCAGACCGGTCAGACCTGGACCCTCCCGACGGATCGGGAATGGGCATTCGCGGCCGGTGCTAACCGGCCCGACGAGGCCCTCGGCGTCGACGACAGCGCCAATCCAGCACTGCGCTGGCTGGCTGATTATGAACTGGAAGCCAAACGGAAAACCGCCAGCGGCCGTATGCCACTGCCGCTGGGTAGCTTTGGCACGAACGAACACGGCGTTGCCGACATCGCTGGCAATGTGTGGGAATGGACCCAGACCTGCCACCGCCGTGTGCAAATCGATGCGGCTGGTATTCTCCTGACTGAGACGCCGGCCTGCTCAATCCGCGTATTGGATGGCCAGCACCGTGCACCAATGAGTGTATTTGTGCGCGACGCCAAGAGCGGTGGATGCTCGGTTGGCACCCCGCCTGCCAACTTCGGCTTCCGCCTCGTGCGCCGTCCCAGCTGGACCGAGCGACTGCGGACCATGCTGCACATCTGA
- the nirK gene encoding copper-containing nitrite reductase yields MTINNGISRRNLLVGATAIGAAVQLATVLPATAEAAMAPVVDVSTLERVKVELVAPPFVHTHEQVATGGPKIVEFTMVIEEKVHEVDEDGTTIWAMTFNGSVPGPLMVVHEGDYVELTLINPDTNLMAHNIDFHAATGALGGAQLTEVNPGEKAVLRFKATKTGAFVYHCAPSGMVPWHVTAGMNGAIMVLPREGLNDGKGNALGYDRVYYVGEQDFYVPKDADGNYITYESIGDGYADTLEVMRTLKPSHVVFNGKVGALTGENAMTAAVGERVLVVHSQANRDTRPHLIGGHGDFVWPGGKFGNQPDVGLETWFVAGGAAGVALYTFLQPGIYAYVNHNLIEAFELGAAGHFKVTGEWDDDLMTGVMAPSPI; encoded by the coding sequence ATGACAATCAATAATGGGATTTCGCGCCGCAATCTACTTGTTGGCGCCACAGCAATAGGCGCCGCAGTTCAGCTTGCCACAGTATTGCCTGCGACCGCTGAAGCAGCAATGGCGCCGGTCGTTGATGTCTCCACGCTGGAACGGGTAAAGGTCGAGCTGGTGGCACCACCCTTCGTGCATACGCATGAACAGGTGGCTACAGGCGGTCCCAAGATCGTCGAATTCACCATGGTGATCGAAGAAAAAGTGCACGAAGTCGATGAAGATGGCACAACCATCTGGGCGATGACGTTCAATGGCTCGGTTCCCGGGCCGCTAATGGTTGTTCACGAAGGTGACTACGTCGAACTGACGCTGATCAATCCCGACACCAATCTGATGGCGCACAATATCGACTTCCACGCCGCCACGGGCGCGCTGGGCGGCGCCCAACTGACCGAGGTAAACCCTGGCGAAAAGGCTGTGTTGCGCTTCAAGGCGACCAAGACCGGCGCCTTCGTCTACCATTGCGCGCCTTCCGGCATGGTCCCCTGGCATGTCACGGCCGGCATGAATGGCGCCATCATGGTGCTGCCGCGTGAAGGCCTGAATGACGGCAAGGGCAATGCTCTTGGCTACGACCGCGTCTACTATGTCGGCGAGCAGGACTTCTACGTGCCCAAGGACGCAGACGGCAATTACATCACCTACGAGAGCATTGGTGACGGTTATGCTGACACTCTTGAGGTGATGCGCACGCTTAAACCCAGCCATGTCGTGTTTAATGGCAAGGTCGGCGCGCTGACGGGCGAGAATGCCATGACGGCCGCTGTGGGTGAACGCGTACTCGTGGTCCATTCCCAGGCCAACCGAGACACCCGCCCGCACCTGATTGGTGGCCACGGCGACTTTGTCTGGCCCGGTGGCAAGTTCGGCAATCAGCCTGACGTCGGCCTCGAGACTTGGTTCGTCGCTGGCGGTGCTGCGGGCGTCGCCCTCTACACCTTCCTGCAACCCGGCATCTACGCCTACGTCAACCACAACCTGATCGAGGCGTTCGAACTGGGCGCTGCAGGCCACTTCAAGGTGACCGGCGAATGGGATGACGACCTGATGACCGGTGTCATGGCCCCCAGCCCAATCTGA
- a CDS encoding pseudoazurin, with product MSNVLKALIAAAAIAGFAVVPAIAADFEMHMLNKGDAGAMVFEPAFVQIQPGDTVTFVPTDKGHNAETIKDMIPEGAETFKSKINETFTVTFDVAGAYGIKCTPHYAMGMVGMIMVGDDLANLDAVKAVKVPRKVGERFDAVYAELGL from the coding sequence ATGAGCAATGTCCTCAAAGCCCTGATCGCAGCCGCCGCAATTGCCGGCTTTGCGGTTGTGCCAGCCATCGCTGCCGATTTCGAGATGCATATGCTCAACAAGGGGGATGCTGGCGCAATGGTGTTTGAACCTGCTTTTGTTCAGATCCAGCCCGGCGATACCGTGACATTTGTACCCACTGACAAAGGGCACAACGCCGAAACTATCAAGGACATGATCCCTGAGGGTGCAGAGACCTTCAAGAGCAAGATCAATGAGACCTTTACCGTCACTTTTGATGTTGCCGGTGCCTATGGCATCAAGTGCACACCGCACTACGCAATGGGCATGGTCGGTATGATTATGGTCGGTGACGACCTGGCCAATCTGGACGCCGTCAAGGCCGTCAAGGTTCCCAGGAAGGTTGGGGAACGCTTCGATGCCGTTTATGCCGAACTTGGCCTGTAG
- a CDS encoding NAD-dependent epimerase/dehydratase family protein, whose amino-acid sequence MIKRIVFTGGSGKAGRHVVPYLLDQGHSVLNVDLVPLDHPGVNTLTADLTESGQAFNALSMHFDFDGFTTGAGPAPVDALVHFAAVPRVLLRPDNTTFSANVISTYNVIEAAVKLGIRKVIIASSETTYGVCFAEGDKDYHSFPLEEDYDSDPMDSYGLSKVVNEKTARAFAMRSGIDIYALRIGNVIEPHEYAMFPDFIANPASRKRNAWSYIDARDLGQIVDLCVKKDGLGYQVFNAVNDEITADQPTAEFLAKWAPNTPITRTMGTTEAPISNRKIRDVLGFKEQHNWRQYV is encoded by the coding sequence ATGATTAAGCGAATTGTCTTCACTGGCGGCAGCGGCAAGGCCGGGCGCCATGTCGTGCCCTACCTGCTCGATCAGGGCCACAGCGTTCTCAATGTCGATCTGGTGCCGCTGGACCATCCCGGCGTAAACACGTTGACCGCAGACCTGACCGAGAGTGGACAGGCTTTCAACGCACTCTCGATGCATTTTGATTTCGATGGCTTCACCACCGGCGCCGGCCCAGCACCAGTTGACGCCCTCGTCCACTTTGCAGCGGTGCCGCGCGTGCTGCTACGCCCGGACAACACCACCTTCAGTGCCAACGTTATCTCGACCTATAACGTCATCGAAGCGGCGGTAAAGCTGGGGATCAGGAAGGTCATCATCGCATCCAGCGAGACCACCTATGGGGTGTGCTTTGCCGAGGGCGACAAGGACTATCACAGCTTCCCGCTTGAGGAAGATTACGACAGCGATCCAATGGACAGCTACGGCCTGTCCAAGGTGGTCAATGAAAAGACGGCACGTGCCTTCGCCATGCGAAGCGGTATCGACATCTATGCCCTGCGTATCGGCAATGTGATCGAGCCCCATGAATACGCCATGTTCCCCGACTTCATCGCCAACCCGGCTTCGCGCAAACGCAATGCCTGGAGCTATATCGATGCCCGTGATCTGGGCCAGATCGTTGATCTCTGCGTGAAAAAGGATGGCCTCGGCTATCAGGTATTCAATGCGGTGAACGACGAGATCACGGCTGATCAGCCGACCGCAGAGTTCCTTGCCAAATGGGCACCAAATACCCCTATTACCCGGACGATGGGTACAACAGAAGCACCGATCTCCAATCGCAAGATCCGTGACGTCCTCGGCTTTAAGGAACAGCATAACTGGCGTCAATACGTCTAG
- the otnI gene encoding 2-oxo-tetronate isomerase, translated as MVKLAANLSMMFNELEFLDRFAAAAAAGFSAVEFLFPYAHEPDQIAEQLERNNLQLALFNLPPGDWEAGDRGMAALPARRNDFERSVSAALRYASVLRPHRLHMMSGLADRTDPQAVATYRENTTHACQRAAEHGLTMVIEPINARDMPGYFLSDFGFAADLVTELGLPNLELQYDIYHRQILHGDIIRSIDTLIGMIGHVQISAVPDRHEPGSGELDDGRILRHLDASGYDGFVGLEYRPAGDTLAGLAWRQNLGF; from the coding sequence ATGGTCAAGCTCGCCGCCAATTTGTCGATGATGTTCAATGAGCTTGAGTTTCTGGACCGCTTCGCCGCAGCCGCGGCGGCTGGTTTCTCAGCGGTCGAGTTCCTGTTTCCCTATGCCCATGAGCCAGACCAGATTGCTGAGCAGTTGGAGCGCAATAATCTTCAACTCGCCCTTTTCAACCTGCCGCCAGGCGATTGGGAGGCTGGCGACCGCGGTATGGCGGCCCTGCCCGCGCGTAGAAACGACTTTGAACGATCGGTAAGCGCCGCGTTACGCTATGCCAGCGTCCTGCGCCCCCATCGCCTTCACATGATGAGCGGGCTAGCCGACAGGACGGATCCTCAAGCGGTCGCGACCTACCGCGAAAACACTACGCATGCCTGTCAGCGCGCGGCTGAGCATGGCTTGACCATGGTCATCGAGCCGATCAATGCGCGCGACATGCCGGGATATTTTCTCAGTGATTTTGGCTTTGCAGCCGACCTCGTCACTGAACTCGGTCTGCCCAATCTCGAACTGCAATACGATATTTATCACCGGCAGATCTTGCACGGCGACATCATCCGCAGCATCGACACATTGATCGGCATGATCGGGCACGTGCAAATTTCCGCCGTTCCCGACCGCCACGAACCAGGCAGCGGGGAGCTCGATGACGGCCGCATCCTGCGTCACCTCGATGCCAGTGGCTATGACGGTTTCGTCGGCCTCGAATATCGCCCCGCGGGCGACACGCTCGCCGGCCTGGCCTGGCGCCAGAACCTCGGATTTTAG
- the ltnD gene encoding L-threonate dehydrogenase has protein sequence MTETTSLAVAMIGLGSMGLGMAKSLLASGHTVSGYDVTASATAALGDLGARACTSPADAAKGAQIAVVVVVNAAQTEAVLFGDNGIVPAMVPGGVVISCATMAPDAVRALAERCSQRDIHYLDAPMSGGAARAGTGELTFMASGSPHAFAVARPALDAMAGKVYELGETPGIGASFKIVNQLLAGVHIAAACEAITFASKLGLDIDKVYEVITASAGNSWMFENRVPHILEGDYAPKSAVNIFTKDLGIVSDIGRTETFPLPIAASALQLFLATAAAGMGRDDDASPARLIAQITGINLPQAKEH, from the coding sequence ATGACAGAAACAACCAGCCTCGCTGTGGCGATGATCGGACTTGGGTCCATGGGACTTGGCATGGCCAAATCGCTGCTGGCATCTGGCCATACGGTGAGTGGCTATGACGTTACCGCATCGGCGACCGCCGCACTCGGTGACTTGGGCGCTCGGGCCTGTACCAGTCCAGCCGATGCGGCCAAAGGCGCACAAATCGCGGTGGTTGTTGTGGTCAACGCAGCGCAGACCGAAGCAGTGCTGTTTGGCGACAACGGCATTGTGCCGGCGATGGTGCCGGGCGGCGTGGTGATTTCCTGCGCCACCATGGCTCCTGACGCGGTTCGCGCCCTGGCAGAACGATGCAGTCAACGCGACATCCACTACCTCGACGCCCCCATGAGTGGGGGCGCTGCGCGCGCCGGCACGGGCGAACTGACCTTCATGGCATCGGGATCTCCGCACGCGTTCGCCGTTGCGCGGCCCGCACTCGATGCCATGGCTGGCAAGGTCTACGAACTCGGCGAAACGCCCGGCATCGGCGCCTCCTTCAAGATCGTCAACCAACTGCTCGCGGGGGTCCACATCGCCGCCGCGTGCGAAGCCATCACCTTTGCCAGCAAACTCGGCCTGGATATCGACAAGGTCTATGAGGTTATCACCGCCTCTGCTGGCAATTCGTGGATGTTCGAGAACCGCGTTCCACACATCCTCGAAGGTGACTACGCACCCAAAAGCGCCGTTAACATCTTCACCAAGGATCTTGGCATCGTCAGCGATATCGGACGAACGGAGACATTTCCCCTGCCGATTGCCGCTTCCGCATTGCAACTCTTTCTGGCCACCGCCGCTGCGGGCATGGGCCGCGATGATGACGCATCGCCCGCCCGCCTCATCGCCCAGATAACCGGCATCAATCTTCCTCAGGCCAAGGAGCACTAG
- a CDS encoding LacI family DNA-binding transcriptional regulator, with protein sequence MKSDQPKLTSSVGKRLAQRRQGVTLADVARIAKVSEITVSRVLRRQGAIAESTRERVLDAVQHVGYVPNRLAGGLASSGSKLVGVIVPSLTNIVFPEVLDGIRSALADTGFQAVIGVSDYDLNTEEELVASLLAWRPEAMVIAGVEHTPVARAMLEGSGVRIAEIMEIDSQPIDLAVGHSHRQAGYDTGRYLIDKGYRRFGYVGHDWTADRRAQLRHDGLVMALAEAGLELIDRSLHDGPSSTASGRSVLAALLSRQSALDVVVFSNDDMATGGVFHCMSAGIVPKVDLGLFGFNGLDIGQALPTPLSTLRSNRFLTGRTAIEMLLRQRDRPMQPEIIDTGYQILPGATA encoded by the coding sequence ATGAAGTCAGATCAGCCCAAGTTGACGTCATCGGTAGGCAAACGACTGGCGCAGCGGCGTCAGGGTGTCACGCTCGCGGACGTTGCGCGCATAGCAAAGGTCAGCGAAATCACGGTGTCGCGGGTTTTGCGGCGTCAAGGTGCCATTGCCGAGTCGACGCGTGAGCGGGTCTTGGATGCGGTTCAACATGTCGGCTATGTGCCCAACCGGCTGGCAGGAGGACTGGCATCTTCGGGATCGAAGCTGGTGGGCGTAATCGTGCCGTCGCTGACCAATATAGTGTTTCCCGAGGTGCTGGACGGTATTCGGTCGGCGCTGGCCGATACCGGGTTTCAGGCCGTTATCGGCGTCAGCGACTATGATTTGAACACCGAGGAAGAACTGGTGGCGTCCTTGTTGGCCTGGCGCCCCGAGGCGATGGTCATTGCTGGCGTCGAGCACACGCCCGTGGCGCGGGCCATGCTTGAGGGCAGCGGCGTGCGGATTGCCGAAATCATGGAAATTGACAGCCAGCCCATCGATTTGGCGGTTGGCCATTCGCATCGGCAGGCCGGCTATGACACGGGCCGGTATCTGATCGACAAGGGGTATCGCCGCTTTGGCTATGTCGGTCACGACTGGACAGCGGATCGGCGCGCGCAGCTTCGCCATGATGGCCTGGTCATGGCGCTCGCCGAGGCTGGCCTCGAGCTGATTGACCGATCTCTGCACGATGGACCGAGTTCGACAGCATCTGGCCGTAGCGTGCTGGCCGCACTTCTGTCGCGCCAGAGCGCGCTTGATGTCGTGGTATTTTCCAATGACGACATGGCCACGGGTGGCGTGTTTCACTGTATGAGCGCGGGCATTGTTCCCAAGGTCGATCTTGGCCTGTTTGGCTTTAACGGCCTCGATATTGGCCAGGCGCTGCCCACACCGTTGTCGACACTGCGGTCAAACCGTTTTCTGACGGGCAGGACGGCGATCGAAATGCTGCTCAGGCAACGTGATCGACCTATGCAGCCGGAGATCATCGATACTGGCTACCAAATCCTTCCCGGCGCCACAGCTTGA